Proteins from a genomic interval of Alteromonas macleodii ATCC 27126:
- the xdhB gene encoding xanthine dehydrogenase molybdopterin binding subunit: MRKLIDAPNSLQQNDKQSVVHVSKKHESATRQVQGSANYVDDVIEPQGTLYAAVGVSQCAKGTINSINLDAVRQSEGVVDVVTIDDVPGHKDIGPVFEGDPLLANGEIKFFGQPVFAVLATSINLARQAALKGKVEVSEAKPILNAEAAHQQQTFVRPLHRFGQHTDRVESTFEKAIHQAHGTLSIGGQEHMYLEGQVSLAIPDEEDRMKIYTSSQHPSEVQKLVAEVLDVKLHRVMVDMRRMGGGFGGKETQAAQWACIAALLASRNQCAVKLRLPRFTDMHVTGKRHPFENEFDVAFDETGKIEATRMTINGICGHSPDLSDAIVDRAMFHADNGYFLGDSDIVGHRLQTNMVSHTAYRGFGGPQGMIMAEAVIDKIARAIGSDPLSVRKRNLYGPTTGSFTPYGMKVEHNLLPDMIAELEETAQYWQRREAIAAFNRESPVIKKGLALTPVKFGISFTAKHLNQAGALVHIYTDGSIQVNHGGTEMGQGLHTKIGQIAANEFGLDLDMIEVTATRTDKVPNTSPTAASSGTDLNGKAVQNACITLKARLAECFAKSLGLEDRAGDVLFINEHVVLDEHKITFTELVQKAYFARVSLSSSGFYKTPKLQYNRETGEGRPFFYFAYGVSMSEVSVDTLTGEYTVDKVNVLHDVGNSLNPAIDIGQIEGAFIQGMGWLTTEDLKWNEAGKLISENMATYKIPAIGDTPKEFNVKLFGRKNAEDSIYHSKAVGEPPFMLAISVWCALKDAISSLSGYTVDPQLDTPATPERVLNAVSAMQHSSSRGGVL; the protein is encoded by the coding sequence ATGCGTAAGTTAATTGATGCCCCTAATTCACTGCAACAAAACGACAAGCAAAGTGTCGTTCACGTATCTAAAAAGCACGAGAGCGCAACACGCCAAGTACAAGGCAGTGCCAACTATGTTGACGATGTTATTGAACCTCAAGGCACTCTTTATGCTGCCGTTGGTGTAAGCCAATGCGCAAAAGGTACAATTAACTCGATAAATCTTGACGCTGTTCGCCAAAGTGAAGGCGTTGTAGATGTGGTTACGATTGACGACGTGCCTGGCCATAAAGATATTGGACCTGTGTTCGAAGGCGATCCGTTACTTGCTAATGGCGAAATCAAATTCTTCGGTCAGCCTGTATTTGCAGTGCTTGCCACTTCGATAAACCTTGCCCGACAAGCTGCGCTAAAAGGGAAAGTAGAGGTGAGTGAAGCCAAACCTATACTTAATGCCGAAGCTGCCCACCAGCAGCAAACGTTTGTGCGTCCCCTACATCGGTTTGGCCAACATACTGACCGCGTTGAAAGTACATTTGAAAAAGCGATCCACCAAGCACATGGCACGCTCAGTATTGGTGGACAGGAACATATGTACTTAGAAGGACAAGTGAGCCTTGCGATCCCTGATGAAGAAGATCGCATGAAAATCTATACGTCTAGTCAACATCCCAGTGAGGTACAAAAACTCGTTGCCGAAGTGCTCGATGTAAAATTGCACCGTGTAATGGTAGACATGCGACGTATGGGCGGCGGCTTTGGCGGAAAAGAAACGCAAGCCGCGCAATGGGCCTGTATAGCGGCTCTACTGGCATCGCGCAATCAATGTGCGGTTAAGCTTCGCTTACCACGCTTCACCGATATGCATGTTACTGGCAAACGTCACCCGTTCGAAAACGAGTTCGACGTGGCCTTTGACGAGACAGGTAAAATTGAAGCCACCCGCATGACAATCAATGGTATTTGTGGGCACTCGCCTGATTTATCTGACGCCATTGTCGATAGAGCCATGTTCCATGCGGACAATGGTTATTTCTTAGGTGATAGCGACATTGTTGGCCACAGATTGCAAACCAATATGGTATCGCACACCGCTTATCGAGGCTTTGGCGGACCGCAAGGTATGATTATGGCTGAAGCCGTGATTGATAAAATTGCCCGTGCTATTGGCAGCGACCCCCTATCGGTAAGAAAACGTAATTTATACGGCCCCACTACAGGTAGTTTTACCCCCTACGGAATGAAGGTAGAACATAACCTTCTGCCCGATATGATTGCCGAGCTAGAAGAAACCGCTCAGTATTGGCAGCGCCGTGAAGCTATTGCAGCGTTTAACCGCGAAAGCCCGGTGATTAAGAAAGGTTTAGCGCTAACGCCTGTTAAGTTTGGCATTTCATTCACCGCGAAGCATTTAAACCAAGCTGGCGCTTTAGTGCACATTTATACTGATGGTAGTATTCAGGTGAACCATGGTGGTACTGAAATGGGCCAAGGGCTTCACACCAAAATAGGCCAAATTGCAGCCAATGAATTTGGACTAGATTTGGATATGATTGAAGTCACTGCAACACGCACTGACAAAGTACCTAACACTTCACCAACAGCAGCTTCAAGCGGCACTGACTTAAACGGAAAAGCCGTACAAAATGCATGTATTACGCTAAAAGCCCGTTTGGCCGAGTGCTTTGCCAAAAGCTTAGGTCTAGAGGACCGCGCTGGCGACGTGCTATTCATTAATGAGCACGTGGTATTGGATGAGCACAAAATTACCTTTACCGAGCTTGTGCAGAAAGCGTATTTTGCTCGTGTATCTTTGTCTTCAAGCGGTTTCTACAAAACCCCAAAATTACAGTATAACCGCGAAACCGGTGAAGGCCGTCCGTTTTTCTATTTTGCCTATGGCGTCTCAATGAGCGAAGTCTCTGTCGATACACTTACCGGTGAATATACGGTAGATAAAGTTAACGTACTCCACGATGTTGGCAACAGTCTTAACCCTGCCATTGATATTGGCCAAATAGAAGGCGCGTTTATTCAAGGTATGGGTTGGCTTACCACAGAAGACCTTAAATGGAATGAAGCGGGTAAGCTGATAAGTGAAAATATGGCGACCTATAAAATTCCAGCCATTGGCGATACGCCAAAAGAGTTTAATGTGAAGCTGTTTGGTAGAAAGAATGCTGAAGACAGCATTTACCACTCAAAAGCGGTTGGCGAGCCACCATTTATGCTGGCTATTTCAGTGTGGTGCGCCCTTAAAGACGCCATATCTAGCCTATCTGGCTACACAGTTGATCCGCAACTAGATACACCAGCCACACCAGAACGCGTGTTAAATGCAGTAAGTGCTATGCAGCATTCTTCCAGTCGAGGCGGTGTTTTATGA